The Mangifera indica cultivar Alphonso chromosome 8, CATAS_Mindica_2.1, whole genome shotgun sequence genome has a window encoding:
- the LOC123223886 gene encoding homeobox-leucine zipper protein ATHB-7-like — protein MSVYASKNMFDEDECSPRAEPFSCLNELATSRKRRNKNGKRRFSDEQIRSLELVFENETRLEPRKKLELAKELGLQPRQVAIWFQNKRARWKSKQLERDYNILQANYDNLASRFESLKKEKQALVIQLQRMNDLLKKPREEAVNSMDSELDNGDATNTKYESEVKPRLSLEISEQRVGVLSDDDSCIKAEYFGLKEEPNLMPMVEPAESSLTSPADWRKFESDDLFDQSNTGYQWWDFWS, from the exons ATGTCCGTTTATGCttcaaaaaatatgtttgatgaAGACGAATGTTCTCCGAGGGCTGAGCCTTTTTCCTGCTTAAACGAGCTTGCGACTTCAAGAAAAAGGAGGAACAAGAATGGTAAGAGGAGGTTCAGTGATGAACAGATCAGGTCATTGGAATTGGTGTTTGAAAATGAGACTAGACTTGAGCCACGAAAGAAACTAGAATTGGCTAAGGAGCTTGGGTTGCAGCCACGTCAGGTGGCGATATGGTTTCAAAACAAGAGAGCTAGATGGAAGTCAAAGCAGCTTGAACGAGACTACAATATACTGCAAGCCAATTACGACAATTTGGCTTCCCGGTTTGAATCTCTCAAGAAAGAAAAGCAGGCCTTGGTTATTCAG TTGCAAAGAATGAATGATTTGTTGAAAAAACCACGAGAAGAAGCCGTGAACAGCATGGACAGCGAATTAGATAATGGAGATGCCACAAATACAAAGTATGAATCAGAAGTGAAGCCGAGGTTGTCCCTGGAGATATCAGAACAAAGAGTAGGTGTTCTGTCTGATGATGACAGCTGTATAAAGGCTGAGTACTTTGGACTTAAGGAAGAGCCCAACCTTATGCCCATGGTGGAACCTGCAGAGAGTTCATTGACATCACCAGCAGATTGGCGGAAATTCGAATCGGATGATCTCTTTGATCAGTCTAATACCGGATATCAGTGGTGGGATTTCTGGTCTTGA
- the LOC123222998 gene encoding auxin-responsive protein SAUR32-like, producing MGSGEKSVRGFHLHLPHHHGKKQVIRDIPKGCLAIKVGQGEEQQRFVVPVIYFNHPLFMQLLKEAEEEYGFDQKGTITIPCHVEEFRYVQGMIDREKSLHHNHHVGCFRV from the coding sequence ATGGGTAGCGGGGAGAAGAGTGTAAGAGGGTTTCATCTACACCTGCCACATCATCACGGGAAGAAACAAGTAATCAGAGATATTCCAAAAGGGTGTTTAGCAATCAAGGTTGGGCAAGGAGAAGAACAACAGAGGTTTGTAGTGCCAgtcatatattttaatcatcCATTGTTCATGCAGCTGTTGAAAGAAGCTGAAGAAGAGTATGGATTTGATCAGAAGGGAACAATCACCATCCCTTGTCATGTTGAAGAGTTTAGGTACGTTCAAGGCATGATCGATAGGGAAAAGTCCCTTCATCACAATCATCATGTTGGGTGTTTTagagtttaa